The Candidatus Eisenbacteria bacterium genome contains the following window.
ATTGCGATCCGGACGTGATCGACTACCCGCTGCCGGGGAACGACGACGCGATCCGGGCGATCCGGGTCTTCTCGAGATTCGTGAGCGACACGCTGCTCGCCTCGCGCCAGGAGGCGCAGGAGGGCGCGGACCTCGCGGCGGAGGCCGCGCAGGCCGCGGTCCCGAACGAGCCGAGCGCGGTCGCGAGCGCCTGAAGCGGCGGGACGCCGGACCGGCGCTCGCCGATTCCGCCCCACCCGAAACCGAACCGAATCGCAGACGAAGGAAGGAGTCACCGATGACGATCACCGCCTCGCTCGTCAAGGAGCTGCGCGAGCGAACCGGCGCGGGCATGATGGAGTGCAAGAAGGCCCTCTCCGAGACCCAAGGCAACCTGGACCAGGCCATCGACGTGCTGCGCAAGTCGGGCATGGCCCGCGCTTCGTCCAAGGCCGGCCGTGAGGCCCGCCAGGGTCTCGTCCACGCCTACATCCATCCGGGCGATCAGCTCGGCGTCCTCATCGAGGTGAGCTGCGAGACCGACTTCGTGGCGCGCACGGACGACTTCAAGGATCTCGTCCGGAACCTCGCGATGCAGATCGCGGCGACCAACGCGCAGTCCGTCGATCGCACCGGCGTCGATCCCGCCATGATCGAGCGGGAGCGCGCGATCCTCATGGACCAGGCGCGGCAGACGGGCAAGCCCGAGAACATCCTCTCCAAGATCGTCGACGGGAAGATCGACAAGTTCTACGAGGAGATCACGCTTCTCGAGCAGCCGTACATCAAGGATCCCGATCGGAAGGTGAAGGAGCTGGTCGACCAGGCGATCGCGAAGCTCGGCGAGAACATCGTCGTGCGGCGGTTCGCCAAGTTCCGGATCGGAGAAGCCTGATCCCGTGGCGGAGAACCGTCGTGTCCTCGTCAAGCTGAGCGGGGAGATCCTCGCCGGCGAAGCGGGAACCGGGATCGACGCGAGCGCCCTCGGGCGCGTGGCGGAGGAGCTCCGGGAGGGACACGAGGAAGGCGTCGAGATCGGCATCGTGATCGGGGGCGGCAATCTGATCCGCGGCACCGCCGCCGCGGGGAAGGAGCTGGACCGGACCACCGCCGACAGCATGGGCATGCTCGCGACCGTGATCAACGCGCTCGCGCTGCAGGACGCGCTGGAGCACCGGGGACTCACGACGCGGGTCCTCTCCGCGATCGAGATGCGGACCCTGGCCGAGCCCTACATCCGCCGCCGGGCGGTTCGTCACCTCGAGAAGGGACGAATCGTGATCCTGGCGGCCGGAACGGGGCACCCGTACTTCACGACCGACACCGC
Protein-coding sequences here:
- the tsf gene encoding translation elongation factor Ts gives rise to the protein MTITASLVKELRERTGAGMMECKKALSETQGNLDQAIDVLRKSGMARASSKAGREARQGLVHAYIHPGDQLGVLIEVSCETDFVARTDDFKDLVRNLAMQIAATNAQSVDRTGVDPAMIERERAILMDQARQTGKPENILSKIVDGKIDKFYEEITLLEQPYIKDPDRKVKELVDQAIAKLGENIVVRRFAKFRIGEA
- the pyrH gene encoding UMP kinase — its product is MAENRRVLVKLSGEILAGEAGTGIDASALGRVAEELREGHEEGVEIGIVIGGGNLIRGTAAAGKELDRTTADSMGMLATVINALALQDALEHRGLTTRVLSAIEMRTLAEPYIRRRAVRHLEKGRIVILAAGTGHPYFTTDTAAVLRAIEIGAGLLLKATKVDGVFTEDPQRNPLAERFDTLRYREAIDRRLDVMDQTAFTMGMEHRLPIVVFNVTVPGNLARALKGETVGTLVAVEV